Sequence from the Cyanobacteriota bacterium genome:
CATTTAGTGAGACAATGCTGACGGGGATCACAGCGATAGATGCATGATCCCCCTTATCGTCTCAATGCTGTGGATAACCTGCTATGCCTTCATCCAGCCCCCTAACGTCCCAGATTGTAACTGAGCACCTAATCCGTAGTGAACCTGAGTTACTGACTACCTTAGGCGATCGCCTCCAGCTAGACTACTGGTTGGAGCCAGAAGGTTTACCAACTACAGCCTCGGATGGTTTGGATGTCGTGGTGGGACTAAGCCGGATGCCCAAGCAGTTGCCCCCCAAGTATTTCTATGACGATCGTGGCTCAGCGTTGTTTGACCAGATTTGCGAACTACCAGAATATTACCTAACCCGTACAGAAGCTAGCATTCTCAGAGCCGGTGCCCCAGACATTGCCCAGATCACAGGTGCTTGTGAGCTAGTAGAGCTTGGCAGTGGCAGTTCTACCAAAACCCGAATTTTGCTGGATGCCTACCAAGCCCAAGGCTATCCTCTGCGCTACTTGCCGATTGATGTCAGCAAGGGAGCACTAGAAGTGAGTGCCTGTCGTCTATTGCTAGACTATCCCACCCTCCAGATTCATGGCTTAGTCAGCACCTACGATTTGGCCTTGGCCAACCTGCCCCCTAGTCTGTTGCCCACCCGTTTGATTCTTTTCCTAGGCAGCACCTTGGGCAATCTCAACCCAGAGGAATATGAGCTGTTTATGGAACAAGTACAAAGCGCACTCCAGCCGGGTGAATATTTTCTATTGGGGATTGATTTGCAAAAGCCTGTGGACTTGCTAGAGGCGGCATACAACGACAGTCAGGGCATAACTGCTGCATTTAACCGCAATATGCTACATCACCTCAACTGGCGTTTCCAGGGTGACTTCCAGCCCGATCGCTTCCAGCACGAGGCTGTCTATAACCCTACCCTGCACCAGATTGAGATTTATCTCCGTAGCTGCCAAAGGCAAGTAGTGCACCTGCGAGATTTGAACCTAACCGTAGAGTTTGATGAAGGTGAGGCAATTCAAACCGAGATTTCTCGGAAGTTTAATCTGGCAAAAGTTCAACGAGATTTGTGCGATCGTCATCTAATACCCGTGCAGGTCTGGACAGATGCCAACCAATGGTTTGGGCTGCTCCTCTGCCGCTATGAACCCGCCTAGACGCTAGTAACAAGCTCGAATTGCGGTAAGCCTGCTGCGCGCCTAGCATTGGTGTTTTCTGCCTCCATGGCAATCTTGGCAGTCAGCTTTGGTACTAGAGCTTGCCATTGCCGATCGCCCAACTTAGGCACCAGTGAAATTTGCATAGTTTCAGTGACATCCACACCCTCTTCTAGTGCTAAGGCCATGACCACCCCACTCACTAACTCATCCACAGTGTCCAGGGTACCATCCGTAGTATCCACCAAGAGGGTCGTGGGTTGTTCGCCTACTTGACTCACAAGCTGCTGCATGGCCATCGCCAATTCCGTAGCGAGAGCTTCCTCTGGTTGAGACCAATCAGGAAACAGAATCAGGTTTTGTTGACTTAGCTTTAGTGGCAGCAGTGTTGCCTCGATTAAAGCCTTTGCGACTACTTCTGCCATTTGTGTCCAAGAGAACTGAGCAGCCTGAGCTAGGCCGGCTGTGTATAGTCGTCGGCGCACAGTAGGCTTCTGCACCTCGCATAATGCCTCTGCCATTCCCACCACATCGTTGTCATCTACATACAACACCGCATCTCCAGCCACTTCAGGTATAGAGCCATTAGCACAAGTGATTACAGGGCAACCACAGGCCATTGCTTCTACGATCGGCAATCCAAACCCTTCGTACTGGGAGGGATACACCAAGGCGATCGCCCCCGAATAGGCCACAGCTAACTCTTCATCGCTCAACCGCAACAGATGGACGGTCAAGCCCTCGGTACAGGCACGAAACTCGTCCTCCAAGACTCCAGCAGAACCAACAGATACAATGTCAAATCCCTGCCGACTGGCAAGGTAGGCAAGGGAGCGATAAAACAGAATCGTGTTCTTATAGCCAATGCTGCTGCCTACGAGCAGGAAGTAGGGTTTGTCGATACCATACTTGCGCTGAAAATTGGCGATCGCCTGCGGACTAGCAGGCTTAAAGATAGGTGCAACTCCTTCTTTGGCGATCGTTACCCGTGCTGGATCGATCGTGGGGAAAAAGTGGAGCAAATCCCGCGCTGTGCTCTCAGAAACTGCAATATAAGCTGATGCCTGTTCAATAGCCTGACGCTTTTCGCGCCACATAAAATCATCCAGGTTGACATCGCTGTCTTTGGTAGCAGCCACCTCCGGAATCATGTCATGCACCATCAGCACTGAAGGTGTGGTTAGGGGAGTGCTGTAATAGGTAGAGATAAACAAATCGGCAACTTCTTCGTCACAAAGTTCCTGAAGTAACGCGCGATCGTCCTCTAGGCGATTGTAGTCATGAGGCGGAATCCGGCGTGTGCGAATTTCAGGAATGCGGGGCGCTGTGCCTGCCCGATCCAGCAGCACTAGGTACTGGGCAAAATCTGTCTGTGCCCATTCCTCCAGCAGAGTCCGCCAGACACGGGCAATCCCCGTCTTGTAGCGCTGGAAAAACACCCCATCGATGAGGATCTTTGGATAGGTTCGCAGGTATTTTTGGATAAACCGTCCCCGGTTGCGGATGTGCAGAGCAATCTGGTCTAAGCGTCCATCCCGCCCGGTGGCATTGGTGATGTGGCGAATCATGTGCTTAAGGGCAGGTACAGCAATCATCTGATACCCAGCAGAGGTAAATCGGTGACAGAGATCCACGTCGTCCCAATAGCCGGGGCCATAGTCTTCTGTCCATCCCCCCAAGCGCTGTAGGGTGCGGCGATTTGCACAGAGCGCCCAGCCCTCAACGTAACGAATGCCCAATTCATTGCAACAAGGCCCTGCACCTGATAGTCCTTCCATGGCGCTGGCACACAAAAAGGCCCAAGGCAACTCTAGAATCTCTAGGTCATTGTTGAGATGTAGCAAAAAGGTGCCCGTGGCGATCGCCAACCCTTGGTTATTAGCCGCCGCAAACCCCAAGTTCGTAGCATTGCGAATTAATGTCACCTGATGACGATGGCAAAACTCCCGCAGAGCTTGCTCTCCCTCTGGTTGGCTACCATTATCGACAAAAATCACCTGGGCATGGCGCAGATGCTCCATATTGCGTTCCCACAGTTCTAAAAACTCGGTGTGATCCCACCAGGGCACCACCACACTCAGGCTATAGTCAAAATCAGGCTGATAGCATCGCCAGACATAGTGATGGCTAAGGTAAGGATCGTGGCGAATGTACGTTAACCAGCGGGTGACAAAGCGGCCAATTTCTTCCGAGCAACGGCTAACCTTTTCTGGGGTATTTTCCAAACCCCGACTTTTAGACTCGTAGTGATACAGCAGCACATGGGGAAGACAAACGTTACGATACCCCTTTTCCAACAGCTTTAGACACACATCCACGTCGTTAAAGGCGACTGCTAGGGTTTCATCAAATCCACCAATTTCCTCAAAAACACTGCGTCGGCAGAGAAGACAAGCAGCCGTTACCGCTGACCAGTTTCTAACGTGGTTGTGGGCGACGGTGATATTGGTAGGGCTGCCATTGACTTGCACACCAGCATGTTGCACGCTGCCATCAGGATAGAGTAGTGTAGCCCCTACGGCTCCGATCGTAGCTCTCTGGGCATATTCCACCATGGCTGTTACCCAGTCGGGTGTAATCACCTTGGTGTCATTATTGAGAAATAGCAAATAGGTGCCTGTTGC
This genomic interval carries:
- the egtD gene encoding L-histidine N(alpha)-methyltransferase translates to MPSSSPLTSQIVTEHLIRSEPELLTTLGDRLQLDYWLEPEGLPTTASDGLDVVVGLSRMPKQLPPKYFYDDRGSALFDQICELPEYYLTRTEASILRAGAPDIAQITGACELVELGSGSSTKTRILLDAYQAQGYPLRYLPIDVSKGALEVSACRLLLDYPTLQIHGLVSTYDLALANLPPSLLPTRLILFLGSTLGNLNPEEYELFMEQVQSALQPGEYFLLGIDLQKPVDLLEAAYNDSQGITAAFNRNMLHHLNWRFQGDFQPDRFQHEAVYNPTLHQIEIYLRSCQRQVVHLRDLNLTVEFDEGEAIQTEISRKFNLAKVQRDLCDRHLIPVQVWTDANQWFGLLLCRYEPA
- a CDS encoding glycosyltransferase codes for the protein MSPIANSLQPLRATNPEFQTWLDNHVLTDADVQSMTDRLVDFTDHPIITVVIPVVESVQQLFLQAAIASVSHQLYPHWQLYCVVDAALDPVTKAAMSDDRIHVLQRSRLESFAEAVNIALAEATGDFLLVLGQHDRLALQALFEVAVLLNQHPEADMVYSDEAWITDDDRLQDPSFKPDWSPETLLSYPYIGNLAAYRRSRLVDLGGWDSQYGQAATYDLVLRLSEQTTQILHSPQLLYYRRVTTETTLGEGAYQALVAALERRGESARVIPHDDGRAYTVRYAIQAYDRVSIIIPTRDLADLLGDCLESIFTQTTYPDYEVIVVDNGSVEPATHALFAHWQAKEPDRFRCLPLDIPFNYPRLNNVAAQAATGTYLLFLNNDTKVITPDWVTAMVEYAQRATIGAVGATLLYPDGSVQHAGVQVNGSPTNITVAHNHVRNWSAVTAACLLCRRSVFEEIGGFDETLAVAFNDVDVCLKLLEKGYRNVCLPHVLLYHYESKSRGLENTPEKVSRCSEEIGRFVTRWLTYIRHDPYLSHHYVWRCYQPDFDYSLSVVVPWWDHTEFLELWERNMEHLRHAQVIFVDNGSQPEGEQALREFCHRHQVTLIRNATNLGFAAANNQGLAIATGTFLLHLNNDLEILELPWAFLCASAMEGLSGAGPCCNELGIRYVEGWALCANRRTLQRLGGWTEDYGPGYWDDVDLCHRFTSAGYQMIAVPALKHMIRHITNATGRDGRLDQIALHIRNRGRFIQKYLRTYPKILIDGVFFQRYKTGIARVWRTLLEEWAQTDFAQYLVLLDRAGTAPRIPEIRTRRIPPHDYNRLEDDRALLQELCDEEVADLFISTYYSTPLTTPSVLMVHDMIPEVAATKDSDVNLDDFMWREKRQAIEQASAYIAVSESTARDLLHFFPTIDPARVTIAKEGVAPIFKPASPQAIANFQRKYGIDKPYFLLVGSSIGYKNTILFYRSLAYLASRQGFDIVSVGSAGVLEDEFRACTEGLTVHLLRLSDEELAVAYSGAIALVYPSQYEGFGLPIVEAMACGCPVITCANGSIPEVAGDAVLYVDDNDVVGMAEALCEVQKPTVRRRLYTAGLAQAAQFSWTQMAEVVAKALIEATLLPLKLSQQNLILFPDWSQPEEALATELAMAMQQLVSQVGEQPTTLLVDTTDGTLDTVDELVSGVVMALALEEGVDVTETMQISLVPKLGDRQWQALVPKLTAKIAMEAENTNARRAAGLPQFELVTSV